A single window of Salvia splendens isolate huo1 chromosome 8, SspV2, whole genome shotgun sequence DNA harbors:
- the LOC121746127 gene encoding polygalacturonase-like — MKAFADAWKNACQTPGGVVTVPAGETFLVSSGEFEGPCNGQTLFQMDGILVASEDLKLDDTEFWITFHKIDDLVLSGTGVFDGKGALSWSLCDRSSNCHHRPASLRIHDVTNAYIQGITSLNSKMFHFHIHNSQNVNVENIHITAPHDSPNTDGIHISNSRDVKIADTVIGTGDDCVSLGDGCANVNISGVACGPGHGISIGSLGKYSDEEDISGVTVMNCSLSNTSNGLRIKTWAPSKSSIVVSDITYADITLDNVTNPIIIDQHYCPHDECQKEGESSIQIKGVKYINVRGSSTTEEGIKVKCSKSNPCEDVEFSGVELNVNGNPAIASCSNVGGLFLESNPVCPNLLPLCIK, encoded by the exons ATGAAGGCATTCGCAGATGCATGGAAGAACGCTTGTCAAACTCCGGGAGGCGTTGTTACGGTGCCTGCCGGAGAAACTTTCTTAGTGAGCAGTGGAGAATTCGAAGGGCCGTGCAACGGCCAAACCCTGTTTCAAATGGATGGAATCCTAGTTGCTTCCGAGGACTTGAAACTCGACGATACTGAATTTTGGATTACTTTTCATAAGATTGATGACCTCGTACTTTCCGGAACAGGCGTCTTTGACGGCAAAGGAGCCTTGTCTTGGTCCCTATGCGACAGATCATCCAACTGTCACCATCGTCCTGCT TCACTAAGGATTCATGATGTGACAAATGCCTATATCCAAGGCATAACCTCCCTAAACAGCAAGATGTTCCATTTCCACATCCACAATTCCCAAAATGTGAATGTGGAAAACATCCATATCACGGCCCCACACGACAGCCCGAACACCGACGGAATCCACATCAGCAACTCGAGAGACGTGAAGATCGCCGACACGGTCATAGGCACAGGCGACGACTGCGTATCGTTGGGAGACGGGTGCGCAAATGTCAACATCTCGGGGGTCGCGTGTGGGCCCGGCCACGGCATCAGCATTGGAAGCCTAGGGAAGTATAGTGATGAGGAAGATATCAGTGGAGTAACAGTGATGAATTGTAGCTTGAGCAATACAAGCAATGGATTAAGGATCAAAACATGGGCACCCTCTAAATCATCAATTGTTGTTTCTGATATCACATATGCTGACATCACATTGGACAATGTTACAAACCCAATCATCATAGATCAACATTATTGCCCTCATGATGAATGTCAAAAAGAG GGAGAGTCGAGCATTCAAATAAAGGGTGTTAAGTACATCAACGTACGAGGGAGTTCGACGACAGAGGAGGGAATAAAGGTCAAATGTAGCAAATCGAACCCGTGTGAAGATGTGGAGTTCTCTGGTGTTGAGCTAAATGTGAATGGGAATCCAGCGATTGCGAGTTGCTCTAACGTTGGTGGTCTATTTCTAGAATCTAATCCTGTTTGTCCTAATCTACTTCCTCTATGTATTAAATAG
- the LOC121744108 gene encoding transcription factor bHLH162-like codes for MGKPRRIRSNSNSDTAPKIERKIIEKNRRTKMKNLYNQLVSLLPHQPSPVDGAPLPDQIDEAVEHIKGMTTKLEKLKQKRDLLLEKKKQLINNSCVTNIQNKATNNASSSSPLVEVQDMGPNLDVILANDLQNYTSFRDIVRLVHQHGVEIASASFARDGNSSIQVLHDKVVNPKPGFDGATITRKMKELACNKGASSMSEVVESDISLWDYEIDSKINWGFEIPEVLLPGLQEFMITMNKCS; via the exons ATGGGGAAGCCGCGTCGAATTcgatcaaattcaaattcagacACAGCTCCAAAAATTGAGAGGAAAATCATAGAGAAAAATAGAAGAACTAAAATGAAGAATCTCTACAACCAACTCGTTTCTCTCCTCCCACACCAACCTTCTCCG GTGGATGGGGCGCCATTGCCGGATCAAATAGACGAAGCAGTGGAGCATATCAAGGGCATGACGACGAAGCTGGAGAAATTGAAGCAAAAAAGGGACCTCTTATTAGAGAAAAAGAAGCAACTAATCAATAATTCATGTGTTACAAATATCCAAAATAAAGCAACAAATAATGCAAGTTCATCATCACCTCTAGTTGAAGTTCAAGATATGGGGCCAAATCTTGATGTCATCTTAGCAAATGATCTTCAAAACTACACTAGTTTTCGCGATATTGTACGATTAGTTCATCAACACGGAGTTGAGATTGCAAGTGCAAGCTTTGCTAGGGATGGAAACTCATCCATCCAAGTTCTCCATGATAAG GTTGTGAATCCAAAACCTGGATTTGATGGTGCAACGATTACAAGAAAGATGAAGGAGTTGGCATGTAATAAAGGGGCCTCTTCAATGAGTGAAGTGGTTGAATCTGATATTAGTTTATGGGATTATGAAATTGATTCCAAGATAAATTGGGGCTTTGAAATCCCTGAAGTTTTGTTGCCTGGTTTGCAGGAGTTCATGATCACAATGAACAAATGTTCATAA